One region of Oceanipulchritudo coccoides genomic DNA includes:
- a CDS encoding BrnT family toxin translates to MPPQFSFDPAKSASNQAKHGIDFEEVQVLWSGRLTKTQLSYPLEPRSMVVGRINQKFWSAIITQRHEEIRIISVRRSRKNEIRTWRQHHESGRDPNH, encoded by the coding sequence ATGCCGCCACAGTTCAGTTTTGATCCAGCCAAGAGCGCTTCGAATCAAGCCAAACACGGAATCGACTTTGAAGAGGTGCAAGTACTCTGGTCGGGTCGTCTGACCAAGACCCAACTGTCCTACCCGCTTGAGCCGCGCTCAATGGTAGTCGGAAGGATTAATCAAAAATTCTGGAGTGCCATCATCACCCAACGCCATGAAGAAATCCGCATCATATCAGTCCGTCGCAGCCGCAAAAATGAAATCCGGACATGGAGACAGCATCACGAGTCTGGACGGGACCCGAACCATTAG
- a CDS encoding acetolactate synthase, which yields MEADVAQSREKEPVLQFSVFSDNKVGRLNDLIQRFGHKGIHIMALSQLDSTECTIMRFIPDYPEEARQMLKECSYAFSECPVLAVEMNSEADLKFITSALLEAEINIHYLYPFITRPNGRCGLAMNVEDYEFAESVLHARQVRCLSRGDIAR from the coding sequence ATGGAAGCGGATGTAGCGCAGTCGAGAGAAAAGGAGCCCGTGCTCCAGTTTTCGGTCTTTTCCGACAACAAGGTCGGGCGCCTGAATGACCTTATTCAGCGCTTTGGGCACAAGGGGATCCATATCATGGCTCTCTCGCAGCTCGATTCGACGGAGTGCACTATCATGCGCTTCATTCCGGATTATCCGGAGGAAGCCCGCCAAATGCTCAAGGAATGCAGTTATGCCTTTTCCGAGTGCCCCGTTCTCGCGGTGGAAATGAACTCGGAAGCCGACTTGAAGTTCATCACCTCGGCCCTCCTGGAGGCGGAGATCAACATTCATTACCTGTATCCCTTTATCACGCGGCCGAACGGCCGCTGTGGTCTGGCCATGAATGTGGAAGACTACGAATTCGCGGAATCCGTCCTCCACGCCCGGCAGGTGCGTTGCCTCAGCCGGGGTGATATCGCCCGCTGA
- a CDS encoding ferredoxin, translating to MADKDDKWEENVAGKFYVDEQCIDCDLCRETAPDFFTRNEDGGYSFVHKQPTTDEDIEACMEALEGCPVEAIGDDGDED from the coding sequence ATGGCAGATAAAGACGACAAGTGGGAGGAGAATGTAGCCGGCAAGTTTTACGTCGATGAGCAATGCATCGATTGTGACCTGTGCCGTGAAACCGCTCCGGATTTCTTCACGCGCAACGAGGACGGCGGATATTCCTTCGTCCACAAACAGCCTACCACGGATGAGGATATCGAGGCCTGTATGGAAGCGCTGGAGGGTTGCCCGGTCGAGGCCATCGGTGACGACGGCGACGAGGACTGA
- a CDS encoding rhomboid family intramembrane serine protease: MSIYSRSYMREEHTRYEPKPWALKSILITLFVVFILQNILRHWLGSTFLEENFALNLYRLREGWIHTFLTYGFLHSTDGALPWHLLFNGLMLYWFGREVEVRFGSERFLECFMLCILAGGIIWSVVHFLTGNAIIVIGASSGVFGILYLFCRARWQSSMELMFLPLRFTGQQLFWVLFGFQAFFLLFAELPGTGGNATAYSAHLGGILGAFIYERKCLHRGSLIAFLRDKLTPAVGKPQWEKRAAAVKEKTGNKFTVNLRNRGSMKKEVDRILDKINTDGFGSLTDEEKRILDKAKDLL; the protein is encoded by the coding sequence ATGAGTATTTACAGCCGCAGTTACATGCGTGAGGAGCACACGCGATACGAGCCCAAGCCATGGGCCCTGAAGAGTATCCTGATCACGCTGTTCGTCGTCTTCATCCTGCAGAACATTCTCCGCCATTGGCTCGGCTCGACTTTCCTTGAGGAGAACTTTGCCCTGAACCTGTATCGCCTCCGGGAAGGCTGGATTCATACTTTTCTAACCTACGGCTTTCTTCACTCCACCGACGGAGCCCTTCCCTGGCACCTGCTTTTCAATGGCCTGATGCTTTACTGGTTTGGTCGCGAAGTCGAGGTGCGCTTTGGATCAGAGCGATTTCTTGAGTGTTTCATGCTCTGCATCCTCGCCGGCGGGATCATCTGGTCCGTCGTTCACTTCCTGACCGGAAACGCCATTATCGTGATTGGTGCTTCCTCGGGTGTATTTGGAATTCTCTACCTTTTCTGCCGTGCCCGCTGGCAGAGCTCGATGGAGCTGATGTTCCTGCCCCTCCGCTTCACCGGACAACAACTCTTCTGGGTTCTCTTCGGCTTCCAGGCCTTTTTTCTCCTCTTTGCCGAATTACCGGGAACCGGCGGTAATGCCACTGCCTATTCCGCCCATCTGGGAGGCATTCTTGGCGCCTTCATTTATGAGCGTAAATGCCTCCATCGTGGATCCTTGATCGCTTTCCTCCGGGACAAACTCACTCCGGCTGTGGGCAAGCCCCAATGGGAAAAGCGGGCCGCGGCCGTAAAGGAAAAGACCGGCAACAAGTTCACCGTGAACTTGCGGAACCGCGGCAGCATGAAGAAGGAAGTCGACCGGATCCTCGACAAGATCAATACCGATGGGTTCGGCTCGCTGACGGATGAGGAAAAGCGCATCCTCGACAAGGCCAAGGACCTCTTGTGA